The Gadus macrocephalus chromosome 12, ASM3116895v1 genome segment TCTAGTCCAGGGCCGCCCTGTCTGTACTGACCAAGGCAGCCTGAGGTAACCCTATCGGGGCCAACACCGGATGAGTTGAATAAAACAGGTCAAATAACAGCACTACATTCAGTTATGGCTCTGCCCCCCTCTGAGCTCATCCACTTTTCATCCAACTTTGCCAGCACATCGATGCTGCCAACTCTTATGGTTTGACGCGTTGAGTCACATAGAAACATGAGAAACCGGCTCAAACTATACCTAGTGGTAATACAGGGTCAAGTGGCGCTCGGTCTGGAGGAAAATCCCCTCTatgtatttttatgttattataaatGCACTGAGACCAATATAAATGATTATTACTCTGAAGGAGCATGCAGTCAGTGTTAGGCAGTTGGGCAGCTGCAATGATAAAGGCTAGTTTCTGGTCGCAAAGTATCCAACCGTTTTCCCCAGAAGAAATCAAATGTACAAAGTgtcattttaaatcaaataatatatatgaatataatatatatatagatatatatatatctatatatatatcctaaAGGGCGTTTGGTGTTTTCCTTGTGTCGTCAGATAGCCTTTCTGTTGTCCCAGAACAACAGCGATAGACTCCAGAGTACAGTACAgcattctatttttatttattgatgacGAATTGTTGTAAAAAGTTCTTCTGTATATGAATAGAGTTTGAATGGATCACACTTAAGAACCCTTATAGGTATGAATATTTGATTctcttgttttgtttatatgtgtAGTTGGGTAACCCGTGTACAGTATATAAGGTCTAATTTTTTGAATTTATTTgagatataatttttttaatccaaGTGCAACAGAGgatttgaaatatatatatatatatatatatatatatatatatatatatatatatatatatatatatatatatatatatatgggtggAAAGAAAATCTTACTGGACGCTGTGTCATGCTTCGTATAAGCAGTGTTACTCCGAGTTATTTACCCCGTGGGCAGGATTAAACATCAGACATGGTCCGGACAACGAGGACAAAATGTAACCAGTTTACATTGTAGCATGACTTCTTCTTCTATGGTTTTTACTGCTGTACCATGACTGGGACCAGAGTGTTTGCTGCGACCAGCTCAACCTTTAACTTCCACTAGCCGTGGCCCGTAGGtctgaaagaaaaagacaatGCACCCGAATTGACCTTTGCTCTCGTAAGCCTGGCCCAACATTTAAGATTTGAAGGGTTTTGAAAACCTCACCTCATACAAACTTTGACCTTATGTCGCCAGTCACATGCCTGTTCCCACTCTGCGCTGGGCACCAGTGCGTCCTAGTCTAGGGCCGAGGCAGCATGAGCCCCCCAAGGAACCCGATCCGGCGCTTTCAATCCATGGCTTTAATTAGCATAATGGTTAATGGTCTCTGTGAGATGACACGACGAAAGGACTGGAGGGACGGTTAAGCTGaccaaaatgtttttgtttttgtattttatgtgtGTATCCCCAGATGGTCCTCTATTAAAGACAATAagctaaatatttttaaaaatggACAAAAAAAGAGGGAATAAAACCTATGATGTTGTTTTAATGTGAATAACACTGTGCTCATTTGGAACTTCCTGAACGCTCTGGTACTCAACGGGTTAAGAACAAAAGCGCAAGTTTGGACTTGAACTTCAGAGTCGATGTACTGTAAGTGGGctgcatttgttttatttgtatttttgccAAGTGTCACCATTGTCTGTACTATGGAGTGGCCACAGTCGCGCCTTCGTTGGCGGAATCTACACAAAAATGCACCGACCACGACAACCATTACATGCACGCGGCTTTTGTATGACATGGCTTAGCATAACGTCGGCTCCTCTATGCAAGTCACGGCTCCTTTCCTTTCATTCAACCTTATTATTTGAAACATATAGCTAACCGGCATGGTGGCTGTTGTCTGTTGGGTTTagcctgctggggggggggggggggggggggtaaaaatCAAACCAACGTCTAGCTCATGTTTTTAACATTAATCTGTTTCTATTAATCCTTCTACGGTTCCTGTGTAGACCGATCCCATGGGAGCATTCTGGGCGTTATTGCAAGGAGCagtaccaacaaggattgtctGGTAGCGTTGAGCTGTCCCAAGACGTGACGTAGGTGCTACCTCACATCTAAAGCTAACTGGATGCATCAAGTAATGCTGTAAGAAGGCTAGCAGCGACTGTGCTATCTCCATTTGAAGACCAATAGCGATCGGTGCAGCCTGTCCCCGACACCGGCAGCCATTTTTAAGTCCTCCACTGGAAATCTAACGATAAATAAAGGGTATAAAGCATATCACTAGGAAATATGTATTATCCAAACATGAAATGGTTGGTTAATATGGGCTAAGGAAGATTTTATATGCatcttttttcatttctttgagATTTCTTTGAGATCTGGCTCCGATAACGGGATGTCCTAAACAATGGCTGCCCCTGCAGTGGCATGTTGCCCCGCCTCATAGGCCTGTGTTGACGTTGAGAAGAGCagggattgtgtttgtgtgttgctgctgtgaGACAGAATGCTTTTGGTGGTGTACCGTTGACTTGACCCATGTGCAAGCTGTTTGTACAGTACATAACAACGCTAAGATGagctgaaaaaacaacaacctagTTTGCTTCTTTCCAAGACCAATAAAAAGTTATAACTggacgtgtgtgtatgtctgtgtgtacattCAGTCTCATGCTTATTgaaacaaatgtacacatcatGGGCCACgtagttcatgttcatgttggaAAATAACCGCAGAAAAAAATATGCGAGAAACTTTATTCCACAAAAGTGGCAAAATGATACAATATTTCACATATTATAAACACATTCAAAATAGATATAGAAAATGCACTGGGCTTATTTTCTACTGATTTGCTTCAAGTTGTTAGCCAACCCAACGGCAAAACTGTTCACAACCAGTGATCCCCTAGTCACACATCAGTCACATTTCAAGTCCACATGAACTAAAAGTTTAACAAAAAACTACATCTTTATCTGAAATATAAGTtctgataaaaataaatattaaagcCGTGCACATTTTCTCTATAGGCCTATAATCGTTTTAGGATCTTCAGTTTGTGGAATGGGATCATCATGGTTActcggagaaagagagcgagaaggagagatagagagagggagggagggagggagagagagagagagagagagagagagagagagagagagagagagagagagagagagagagagagagagagagagagagagagagagagagagagagagagagagagagagagagagagagagagggtggggccTCAGCAGAGGAAGCGAAGGTCACTCTTCCCACAGCCCACCTGGCAGCACACGGTGGTCAGTATGTTATTCATGTCCCGCCGGGTCAGCTCTGTGACCACGTTACGTCCCACGCCTTCCAAGCTGTCCTGGTCTCCTGTTAAACACATGGACATAAAGATACGCCGAGATGAGACGTGACGGTTCTGCGCTCCCTAAACCAGCCagtgaatggactgcatttatacagcgcatttatccaaagcactttacaatatcgcctgacattcacccattcatgcacacattcgcacaccgacggcggagtcaaccatgcaaggcaacagccaccTCGTTGGGAGCAGttgggtgaggtgccttgctcagggacacctcatcactccaggaggagcaggggatccaactagcaaccttgcagttaccagccaacccgctttacctcctgagctactgccgctgCCCCCCCCACAGATAATACTACAGAATAGCATTGTCAAAAATGCAAGGGTAATCTCATTTAAAAGTAGAggttttaatatatttatgtttccATGTtctgtaaagtgctttgagtgccTTTGTAAAGtgctaaataaaaacaatgaattaTTTATAGTGTTAAAAGTGCAAGCTATATAATTATAATCAAACGCATCACATGAATTAACAATACAGAAGGAAAGACCAAAGGAAACGTACCGCCCCCTTTATGAATGGGTTCATTTGGCTAATTGATTGGAGGGTTTCTGTGTTTGCATTAGTTATCTGCTTGTGTATGGGCTGCAGAGATGTAAACATCCTGCCTTTATCATCCTCCATGTAGATCCTCCCGATTTCCCCACGTTACTTCTATGCCTCATGTTGATTAGCAGAACCAGATGCATACAtggagtgcatgtgtgcgtgcttgtttgtgtgtgtgtgcatgcatgcgtgtttgtgtggcagAGCAAGCCCCTGTGAGAGCAGGCCTCTCCATCAGATAATCATTTGACAACTAGTTTGTCTTTTGACCTAATGAGCCAGAGCAGAATTGAATGAGTGTGTCCTGGTGCCGGAGCAGATGCCTAGCTGCACAGCGGACACATGTCGGTCACTGGCCTGCTGTTCAATGGAAGGCCAGTGGGTGGCGCTTTCCTATAGGTAGAGACTAGTAAATACAAGGGTGATTGTTTGCTTCCTAATATCATTGCAACCCAGACTATTTTTCACTTCATCTTGTTATAACTATTTATTAGTGAATGTGTTTAAAGATTTTGGGTATTGCTTTTTTTTACAACAAGTACGTAGCAAATCATTTAGGAGTGGAAACAAATCAACATccatcaaataaacaaatctacaaataaaaaaacagcaatGGTTTTCAAATCATAACAATATCACCACATCCTAAAAGCATTGCAAGGCACTGAGTCCGTTATCCTGCTTAGTTATCCTGTTTAGTGTCAAAGAGAGTCTGAACAATATAGGTCTTCTACATGATGTTAATATTGAACTTCAAAGCACAACCCAAAGTATACCCTGTGACATGgtatactttatatttgtataccctgtatacaaatacaaagtatACCCTGTGACATGGTatactttgtatttgtataccgtgtatacaaatacaaagtatACCCTGTGACATGgtatactttatatttgtataccctgtatacaaatacaaagtTTACCCTGTGACATGGTATACTTTTGTGTTTATATAATGGATGAACAAGCAAAATTCAAACATGTGTAATCCTATCAACTCCTCTCCCTTAGCATCAATCAACCAGTAAACCCCCAGCGGTGTTCTtccagggtgggggaggaggggcgggagAGTGCGCCTTTGGGGTAGGGGGGCTTACCTTCCGTTTGAGACTCGGGCTCTTGGAGCAGGCGTCTCCACCGGGACCCCCCGCAGGTGTACACCACGGCCCTCAGGAACTCTCGACCGCACAGCTTCA includes the following:
- the insl5a gene encoding insulin-like 5a, with protein sequence MRCSLVVAVALCALLCSASPAGAQVKAVKLCGREFLRAVVYTCGGSRWRRLLQEPESQTEGDQDSLEGVGRNVVTELTRRDMNNILTTVCCQVGCGKSDLRFLC